A single region of the Arthrobacter sp. V1I7 genome encodes:
- a CDS encoding CGNR zinc finger domain-containing protein, whose amino-acid sequence MVFAPDTEVALRSVVKLINTAANGDEELATTADLDRFLAAEGFTGSRTRDVAELASVHRLRAELAELWLAEESTAVNTLNRLLRDARALPQLVKHDEWDWHLHATTPAAPLADRMSTEAAMALVDVIRSKEMDRLLVCAAEDCDAVVLDLSRNRSKRYCDTGNCANRAHVAAYRARKAAS is encoded by the coding sequence ATGGTTTTTGCCCCTGACACGGAGGTTGCCCTGCGTTCCGTGGTCAAGCTCATCAACACCGCCGCCAACGGCGACGAGGAGCTGGCCACGACGGCGGATCTGGACCGGTTTCTGGCGGCCGAAGGCTTCACCGGCTCCCGGACCAGGGACGTGGCCGAGCTCGCCAGTGTGCACCGCCTTCGTGCTGAACTCGCGGAACTGTGGCTCGCCGAGGAGTCCACGGCCGTCAACACCCTGAACCGGCTCCTGCGGGACGCCAGGGCACTCCCCCAGCTCGTCAAGCACGATGAGTGGGACTGGCACCTGCACGCCACCACCCCGGCGGCTCCGCTGGCCGACCGGATGAGCACGGAGGCCGCCATGGCCCTCGTCGATGTGATCCGCAGCAAGGAGATGGACCGGCTGCTGGTCTGCGCGGCGGAGGACTGCGACGCGGTGGTGCTGGACCTCAGCCGCAACCGCTCCAAGCGCTACTGCGACACCGGAAACTGCGCGAACCGGGCACACGTGGCGGCTTACCGGGCGCGCAAGGCCGCGTCCTGA